The following proteins are co-located in the Paludibaculum fermentans genome:
- a CDS encoding RCC1 domain-containing protein, with protein MYRSAIGIAAAWVCVAAPVCGAERIYLLEQQAQGSAPYSFRTLGEIEGARRVAVPETGGHVLVLTSLGRVWGWGQNLHGQLGTGDRAARAGFIEVPGISEITAIAAGAQHSVALQSDGTVWTWGANTEGQLGDGSLVNRLRPAVVPGLRDVSMIAAGTLFTGALKSDGSVWAFGSNWNGIAWTDARKLVTEPVRVDGLSDVRAVAVRLGLGYALDGQGRIWVWGRGVENAAGAPRMLSETERGLALGLMSSGPRLSAEWLGITVDAASGVLRMRAGRAERTFALDGSAVDVAAGWAVAVISGLEGASSGDARETGSARQGSGLEAGLMSRAATRAGRAATSVFMQVSARRDTSVAIRGDGQVRAWGSNTAGTIGDGSGVRRMRPSCTVLSGVAGLSLSSSHAIAVLQDSTVWTWGSGEYGALGNGMVQPHYRATPDMVLGLSGVVAVTSGERHDLVLKNDGTVWAWGANDSGQLGDGTTNTSSRPVQVSGLSGIVAVAAGVRHSLALKSDGTVYAWGANDHGQLGTGGYVEAHAPVQVAGLMAASLAAGDFHSLAVKTDGTVWGWGENGMGQLGPGAAQPQLSPLQMVNFTNVHQVAGGETLTAVVRTDGTLWAWGSNWDYDTNTGVYSNTPVSLPAPEQVESVALGQKHIVVLLKSGLVRGWGSNAKGQLGRSDLATTDQFVAPDAEAPCSATAPNPVNLGQRLSAGLVQTVMLRDDGTVWTAGDSFGSITTKNVTPIQVPGVTETVGVSARRYLNAALGRDGLVRTWLLWGGLNLPGGVTMQTYNPVVAPGLTNATKIATGYTHTLAIRADGTVWAWGSNPAGELGNGALGIDAPPAQVAGIDHVIDVAAGGWFSLALKSDGTVWAWGENGTGQLGDGTYTSRWTPAQVRGLSNVLAISAGDDFGAALKRDGTVWTWGNNRFQQLGPGVENYVGAGWGMESYPILGIVRVVDLTDVVAISGGGGHLLTLRSDGTVWGWGRNDSGQVGDGSLVNAARPVQVPGLYGVAAVAAGFSHSMAWKRDGRLIGWGWNGYGQLAYPVVAATQTPVQSGFAPQPPVVSSPTDVTPASGTGAGGLFQLSFRAAAGYTSLQWVQMLFAAAPDGGGLPYCFLHYDVQGKGLWLYGDGGFFEGPVAAGTSSNRLQNSFCAVDTQATSVAGGGANLTVHARVLFKQVATRKIYLRSQDVNGLDSGWIEEGSWDSTAVLLPAASVSPNLGSGGTQTFAASYSEGSGLPAGAGGWVQLLVAAATDGGGQPFCYLHYDRAGDGLWMYSGDVGFFLGPVKPGVSSSVLQSTACSVNTAGTTVQNNAGQLVISAPFVLKSPMAGGKKIFQRSMDALRRDTGWVQTGIWSVP; from the coding sequence ATGTATCGGTCAGCTATTGGAATTGCCGCCGCGTGGGTGTGTGTGGCGGCTCCGGTTTGTGGCGCTGAACGGATTTATCTCCTGGAACAGCAGGCGCAGGGTTCCGCGCCCTATTCGTTCCGAACCCTTGGTGAAATTGAAGGCGCGCGGCGTGTGGCCGTGCCCGAAACAGGCGGACATGTCCTTGTTCTGACTTCGCTGGGCCGGGTTTGGGGTTGGGGGCAGAACCTGCATGGGCAACTGGGAACGGGCGATCGCGCTGCCAGGGCCGGATTTATTGAGGTTCCCGGGATTTCCGAGATCACTGCGATTGCTGCGGGGGCTCAGCATTCCGTTGCTTTGCAGAGCGACGGGACGGTTTGGACCTGGGGCGCGAATACAGAAGGACAGTTGGGCGATGGGTCGCTGGTGAACCGGTTGCGGCCGGCTGTGGTGCCGGGGCTGCGCGATGTTTCGATGATCGCGGCGGGCACGTTGTTTACGGGTGCGCTGAAGAGCGATGGATCCGTTTGGGCTTTCGGCTCGAACTGGAACGGCATCGCCTGGACGGACGCGAGGAAGCTGGTCACAGAACCCGTGCGCGTCGATGGGCTGAGTGATGTGCGGGCGGTGGCTGTGCGGCTCGGCCTCGGGTATGCGCTGGATGGGCAGGGGCGGATTTGGGTTTGGGGGCGTGGGGTGGAGAATGCGGCAGGGGCTCCGCGGATGTTGAGTGAGACGGAGCGCGGGTTGGCCTTAGGGCTCATGTCGTCTGGGCCTCGGTTGTCGGCGGAGTGGTTGGGGATTACTGTGGATGCAGCGAGTGGTGTACTGCGGATGAGGGCAGGCCGGGCCGAGCGGACGTTCGCGTTGGATGGCTCGGCGGTGGATGTGGCGGCGGGTTGGGCGGTGGCGGTGATCAGCGGACTGGAGGGAGCCTCCAGCGGAGACGCCCGGGAGACAGGTTCCGCGCGGCAAGGCAGCGGCCTGGAGGCGGGCCTAATGAGCCGCGCCGCGACGAGGGCGGGGCGAGCGGCAACCTCGGTATTCATGCAGGTGTCGGCCAGAAGGGACACGTCCGTGGCGATCAGGGGCGATGGCCAAGTGCGAGCGTGGGGCAGCAATACAGCCGGCACGATCGGAGACGGCAGCGGGGTGCGGCGGATGCGTCCGAGTTGTACGGTGCTGAGCGGAGTGGCGGGGCTATCGTTGAGCAGTTCCCATGCGATCGCGGTCCTGCAGGACTCGACGGTGTGGACTTGGGGGAGCGGGGAGTATGGCGCACTCGGCAATGGCATGGTGCAACCCCACTACCGAGCGACACCGGACATGGTCCTGGGCTTGAGCGGGGTGGTGGCGGTGACCTCCGGCGAGAGGCACGATCTCGTGCTGAAGAACGATGGAACGGTCTGGGCATGGGGCGCGAACGACTCGGGTCAACTAGGCGATGGCACGACCAACACGAGCAGCCGGCCGGTGCAGGTGAGCGGGTTGAGTGGCATTGTGGCGGTTGCGGCAGGTGTCCGGCACAGCCTTGCGTTGAAGAGCGACGGAACAGTATATGCGTGGGGGGCCAACGACCACGGGCAACTGGGAACGGGCGGCTATGTGGAAGCGCATGCGCCGGTGCAGGTGGCGGGGCTAATGGCGGCTTCCCTGGCGGCGGGTGATTTCCATAGCCTGGCGGTGAAGACGGACGGCACGGTGTGGGGCTGGGGGGAAAACGGAATGGGGCAGTTGGGGCCCGGGGCGGCACAGCCGCAGTTGAGTCCGCTGCAGATGGTGAACTTCACGAATGTACACCAGGTGGCCGGAGGAGAGACCCTGACGGCGGTGGTGAGGACAGACGGCACCCTGTGGGCGTGGGGGTCGAATTGGGATTACGACACGAATACGGGAGTTTACTCGAATACCCCGGTGAGCCTGCCAGCTCCAGAGCAGGTGGAGAGCGTAGCACTGGGGCAGAAGCATATTGTTGTTCTGCTGAAAAGCGGGTTGGTCAGGGGCTGGGGATCGAATGCGAAGGGCCAGTTGGGGCGGAGCGACCTGGCCACTACAGATCAATTCGTTGCGCCGGATGCAGAAGCGCCGTGCAGCGCCACGGCTCCCAATCCTGTGAATTTGGGACAGCGTCTGAGCGCCGGGCTGGTGCAGACGGTAATGCTACGGGACGACGGAACAGTCTGGACCGCGGGTGATTCATTCGGGTCGATTACGACGAAGAACGTGACACCGATCCAGGTACCCGGGGTGACGGAAACGGTGGGGGTCTCGGCCAGGCGGTATCTGAATGCGGCGTTGGGGCGGGATGGGCTGGTGCGGACGTGGCTGTTGTGGGGCGGCTTGAACCTTCCGGGCGGCGTGACGATGCAAACCTACAATCCCGTTGTTGCGCCCGGCCTGACCAACGCAACGAAGATCGCGACTGGGTATACCCACACTCTGGCGATCCGGGCGGATGGCACGGTGTGGGCCTGGGGCTCCAACCCAGCAGGCGAGCTGGGAAACGGCGCGCTGGGTATCGACGCTCCACCGGCACAGGTGGCAGGCATCGATCATGTCATCGACGTAGCGGCAGGGGGTTGGTTCAGCCTGGCATTGAAGAGTGACGGCACGGTGTGGGCCTGGGGCGAGAACGGGACAGGCCAACTGGGAGACGGCACTTACACAAGCAGGTGGACTCCGGCGCAAGTCAGGGGATTGAGTAATGTGCTGGCGATCAGCGCGGGGGACGATTTCGGAGCGGCCCTGAAGCGGGATGGGACCGTTTGGACGTGGGGCAACAACCGGTTCCAGCAGTTGGGACCGGGTGTCGAGAACTATGTGGGAGCTGGGTGGGGGATGGAGTCCTACCCCATTCTCGGCATTGTCAGGGTGGTGGATCTGACGGACGTTGTGGCGATTTCGGGCGGGGGCGGCCACCTGCTGACACTTCGCTCCGACGGTACGGTGTGGGGTTGGGGCCGCAACGACAGTGGCCAAGTGGGTGATGGGAGTCTGGTGAACGCGGCCAGGCCTGTGCAGGTACCGGGTCTGTACGGTGTGGCGGCGGTTGCCGCGGGCTTCTCGCACAGCATGGCCTGGAAGCGCGACGGAAGGCTCATCGGATGGGGCTGGAATGGATACGGGCAGCTGGCTTATCCGGTTGTCGCGGCCACTCAAACCCCCGTGCAGAGCGGGTTTGCCCCACAGCCGCCGGTAGTATCGTCACCGACAGACGTCACCCCGGCCAGCGGCACCGGCGCAGGTGGGCTATTCCAACTGAGTTTCCGTGCGGCGGCGGGATACACCAGCCTGCAATGGGTGCAGATGCTGTTTGCGGCGGCTCCGGATGGGGGCGGGTTGCCTTACTGCTTCCTGCATTACGACGTGCAGGGCAAGGGGCTGTGGCTGTATGGTGATGGCGGGTTCTTCGAGGGGCCGGTGGCCGCCGGGACCTCTTCGAACCGGCTGCAGAATTCGTTCTGCGCCGTGGACACGCAGGCCACCAGCGTGGCTGGGGGCGGCGCGAACCTAACGGTACATGCGCGAGTGTTGTTCAAGCAGGTGGCTACGCGGAAGATTTACCTGCGAAGCCAGGATGTGAATGGCCTGGATTCGGGGTGGATCGAGGAGGGGTCGTGGGATTCGACGGCGGTGCTGCTGCCAGCTGCCAGTGTGAGTCCAAACCTGGGGAGTGGCGGGACGCAAACGTTCGCCGCGAGTTATTCCGAGGGGTCGGGCCTGCCGGCCGGTGCCGGCGGATGGGTACAACTGCTGGTGGCGGCGGCTACGGATGGGGGCGGGCAGCCGTTCTGTTATCTACACTACGACCGGGCTGGGGATGGGCTTTGGATGTACTCCGGGGATGTCGGGTTTTTCCTGGGTCCGGTGAAGCCGGGGGTGAGCTCTTCGGTGCTGCAGAGTACGGCTTGTTCGGTCAATACCGCGGGCACTACGGTGCAGAATAATGCGGGGCAGTTGGTGATTTCGGCTCCCTTTGTTTTGAAGAGTCCGATGGCGGGGGGTAAGAAGATCTTCCAGCGGTCGATGGATGCGCTGCGGCGGGATACGGGCTGGGTGCAGACGGGGATTTGGAGCGTGCCGTAG
- the purN gene encoding phosphoribosylglycinamide formyltransferase — MKKLAILVSGRGSNFEAIARQIRAGKLQAEIAAVVANVPSAKALETAETLGLPAISLPSKGIDTDTYAAMVVEQLAPLGIDLIILAGFMRRVGTPLLEAYRDRILNIHPSLLPSFPGLHVQQQALDYGVKFSGCTVHFVDAGLDTGPIVAQAVVPVLDGDTADTLAARILVEEHKIFSEAIALILSGAYRVEGRRVIRKD; from the coding sequence GTGAAGAAGCTGGCGATTCTGGTATCGGGCCGCGGCTCGAACTTCGAGGCCATCGCGCGCCAGATCCGCGCAGGGAAGCTGCAGGCGGAGATCGCCGCCGTGGTGGCGAATGTGCCGTCGGCCAAGGCCCTGGAAACGGCGGAAACACTGGGCTTACCGGCCATTTCGCTGCCGTCGAAAGGCATCGATACCGATACCTACGCGGCCATGGTGGTGGAGCAACTGGCTCCGCTGGGCATCGACCTGATCATCCTGGCAGGCTTCATGCGGCGCGTGGGGACTCCGCTGTTGGAGGCTTACCGCGACCGGATTCTCAACATCCACCCGTCGCTGTTGCCGTCCTTTCCCGGGCTGCATGTGCAGCAGCAAGCCCTGGACTACGGGGTCAAATTTTCCGGCTGCACCGTGCACTTCGTGGATGCCGGGCTGGACACCGGCCCCATCGTGGCGCAGGCCGTAGTGCCTGTTTTAGATGGAGATACGGCCGATACCCTGGCCGCCCGGATCCTGGTGGAAGAGCACAAAATCTTCAGCGAAGCCATCGCCCTGATCCTCAGCGGAGCCTACCGCGTCGAGGGCAGGCGTGTGATTCGAAAGGACTAA
- the purM gene encoding phosphoribosylformylglycinamidine cyclo-ligase, which produces MPTKKTIRYQDAGVNIDEADRAVGYIKVAAKKTFTRGVLTDIGSFGAMYRLAGYKRPVLISSADGVGTKIKVAFMTGRHDTVGQDLVNHCVNDIAVQGAMPLFFLDYFAVGKLEAEVAGQIGTGLGKACQENGCALIGGETAEMPGLYQPGEYDLAGFIVGAAEQAKLLTGKTVQPGDLLLGLPSTGLHTNGYSLARKLLFEVGKYTPKTFLPELDCTLADELLKVHRSYLKPIQKLLKANLLAAAAHITGGGITDNTPRVLPKGMAAEVKLGSWPVLPVFELLRRLGNVPDDDYRRTFNLGIGMILVIPQKKAAKATRLLKHMKEPYYEIGKIIAQPRGKGRVIYK; this is translated from the coding sequence ATGCCTACTAAGAAAACCATCCGCTACCAAGACGCCGGCGTCAACATTGACGAGGCGGACCGTGCTGTCGGCTACATCAAGGTAGCTGCAAAGAAGACCTTTACGAGAGGCGTGCTGACGGATATCGGTAGTTTTGGCGCGATGTACCGCCTGGCAGGTTACAAGCGCCCCGTATTGATCTCCTCAGCCGATGGGGTAGGCACCAAGATCAAAGTCGCCTTCATGACCGGCCGGCACGACACGGTGGGCCAGGATCTGGTGAACCACTGCGTCAACGACATCGCCGTGCAGGGCGCTATGCCGTTGTTTTTCCTGGACTACTTCGCCGTCGGCAAGCTGGAAGCCGAGGTGGCGGGCCAGATCGGGACCGGGTTGGGCAAGGCCTGCCAGGAGAACGGCTGCGCGCTGATCGGCGGCGAAACGGCCGAGATGCCGGGCCTCTACCAGCCTGGCGAGTACGACCTGGCAGGCTTCATTGTCGGCGCGGCTGAACAGGCCAAGTTGTTGACGGGCAAGACTGTACAGCCCGGCGACCTGCTGCTGGGGCTGCCCTCGACGGGGCTGCATACAAATGGCTATTCGCTGGCCCGCAAGCTGCTGTTCGAAGTGGGCAAATACACACCCAAGACCTTCCTGCCGGAACTGGACTGCACCCTGGCCGATGAGCTCTTGAAGGTGCACCGCAGCTACCTCAAGCCCATCCAGAAGCTGTTGAAAGCAAACCTGCTTGCGGCGGCCGCGCACATCACCGGCGGTGGCATCACGGACAACACGCCGCGCGTACTGCCCAAGGGCATGGCGGCCGAAGTGAAGCTCGGTTCGTGGCCGGTGCTGCCCGTGTTTGAACTGCTGCGCCGCCTGGGCAACGTGCCGGACGACGACTACCGCCGGACGTTCAACCTCGGCATCGGCATGATCCTCGTGATTCCACAGAAGAAAGCCGCCAAGGCGACCCGCCTGTTGAAGCACATGAAGGAGCCTTACTACGAGATCGGCAAGATCATCGCTCAGCCGCGCGGCAAGGGACGAGTGATCTACAAGTGA
- a CDS encoding amidohydrolase family protein codes for MRQRIFVLTLLACAFIPLQAEVPSLVAIQDARIVTVSGAVIEKGTVVLKDGIIADVGPNAAVPAGAWVVDGKGLTVYPGLIDAFSTWGLPEAPAAAPAAGGRGTQAAAAPGQAAPPRSRGPEDRPGTNSWVMAADLVKNTERRVDLAHSAGFTTAVTFPRQGLVGGHGAIVNLGGETPGAMIVEPDAGLYMSTTPSGYLGYPNSLMGVLAYFRQLWIDANYYKMAKEMYAKSRQTIPRPAYDRALEGVLSSRRLLLPAAGPVQMERMVKLGKELQTPVVLWGVTEGYRMADELKKSGTPVVLNVKWPTRERDRDPDLIDTMKVLEHRDKAPTAPAVLAKAGVKFAVSSDGMESPKDVLKALKKSIDLGLSKEAAIRALTLSAAEIYGVDQRMGSIDKGKMANLVVVKGDLFDERLTIAMIFVDGVKYLPPPDPPQTPGGNGPGNRPSTVDQEEN; via the coding sequence ATGCGCCAAAGAATATTTGTCCTCACTCTATTGGCCTGCGCGTTCATACCGTTGCAGGCCGAGGTTCCCTCCTTAGTGGCGATCCAGGACGCCCGCATCGTCACAGTCAGTGGAGCCGTGATCGAGAAGGGGACTGTCGTTTTAAAAGACGGCATCATCGCCGATGTGGGCCCCAACGCAGCCGTTCCGGCTGGGGCCTGGGTGGTTGATGGCAAAGGACTTACTGTCTATCCGGGCCTGATCGACGCCTTCAGTACGTGGGGCCTTCCGGAAGCTCCGGCAGCCGCTCCGGCCGCCGGCGGACGCGGCACCCAGGCTGCTGCGGCACCCGGACAGGCCGCTCCGCCCAGGTCTCGGGGTCCGGAAGACCGGCCCGGCACCAACAGTTGGGTGATGGCCGCCGATCTCGTTAAAAATACTGAACGCCGCGTGGATCTCGCTCACAGCGCCGGATTCACGACTGCGGTCACCTTCCCCCGTCAGGGGTTGGTGGGCGGACACGGCGCGATCGTGAACCTGGGCGGCGAGACGCCCGGAGCCATGATCGTGGAGCCCGACGCCGGCCTCTATATGTCCACAACCCCTTCAGGCTATTTGGGTTACCCGAATTCGCTGATGGGCGTGCTGGCGTACTTCCGGCAGCTCTGGATCGACGCGAACTACTACAAGATGGCCAAGGAGATGTACGCCAAGTCGCGGCAGACGATCCCTCGTCCCGCTTATGACCGTGCCCTGGAGGGCGTCCTGAGCTCGCGGCGCCTGCTGTTGCCCGCCGCCGGACCGGTCCAGATGGAGCGTATGGTCAAGCTGGGCAAGGAGTTACAGACTCCAGTGGTGCTCTGGGGTGTGACCGAAGGCTACCGCATGGCCGACGAACTGAAGAAGTCGGGCACTCCGGTGGTGCTGAATGTGAAGTGGCCCACCCGTGAACGCGATCGCGATCCGGATCTGATTGACACGATGAAGGTTCTGGAGCACCGGGACAAGGCTCCGACGGCTCCGGCTGTTCTGGCCAAGGCCGGCGTGAAGTTCGCTGTCTCGTCCGACGGGATGGAGTCCCCCAAGGATGTCCTGAAGGCCCTCAAGAAATCGATCGACCTGGGGCTGTCCAAGGAAGCGGCGATCCGCGCGCTGACCCTGAGTGCCGCCGAGATCTACGGCGTCGATCAGCGGATGGGGTCGATCGACAAAGGGAAGATGGCCAACCTCGTCGTGGTCAAAGGTGACCTGTTCGACGAAAGGTTGACGATAGCAATGATTTTTGTTGACGGAGTCAAGTATTTACCACCGCCAGATCCACCGCAAACACCGGGCGGAAACGGTCCCGGCAACCGTCCGTCGACCGTAGATCAGGAGGAGAACTAG
- a CDS encoding amidohydrolase yields the protein MRTILLGLLTLAALSAQNTVVIQNGIIHTVTKGTITGSVVIVNGKITEVGEKVMTPAGAKIVDASGKHVIPGIIDCHTHIAVDAINEGSVSVSSMVGVDDVVNNERMDIYRALAGGVTTANVLHGSANAIGGRNVVLKMRWGKDADGLVFKEAKPGLKMALGENPKRQGMQTTGFGAQAGQQNLRYPGTRMGVEDVIREAFTNAKEYQKEWKDYEAKKAKGEMALPPRRDLQLETLVEVLEGKRLVHAHCYRADEILMLLRVSQEFGFKIATLQHVLEGYKVAKEIAAAGVGASTFSDWWSYKVEAYDAIPYNAAVLQKKGVLVSLNSDDAGGAELMRRLNTEAGKIMKYGGMTEDEALAMITINPAKQLGIDQLVGSIEAGKQADLVIYDKDPLSIFSKVEKVFIDGQQYFDRDGDMSARPRKEAEKKGLLEKEKETDRRNAPQTRRPS from the coding sequence ATGCGAACGATCCTACTTGGCCTCCTGACGCTGGCGGCCCTTTCGGCCCAGAATACAGTCGTCATACAAAACGGAATTATCCATACGGTTACCAAGGGAACCATCACTGGTTCCGTCGTGATCGTGAATGGCAAGATCACCGAGGTCGGGGAGAAGGTGATGACCCCGGCCGGCGCGAAGATCGTGGACGCCAGCGGCAAGCATGTGATCCCGGGCATCATCGATTGCCACACGCACATCGCGGTGGATGCCATCAACGAAGGCAGCGTCTCCGTGAGTTCGATGGTGGGCGTCGATGATGTCGTCAACAACGAGCGCATGGACATCTACCGCGCGCTGGCCGGCGGCGTCACTACGGCCAATGTTCTGCACGGCAGCGCCAATGCGATCGGCGGCCGCAACGTTGTGTTGAAGATGCGCTGGGGCAAGGACGCCGACGGGCTTGTTTTCAAGGAAGCGAAGCCCGGTTTGAAGATGGCGCTGGGCGAGAACCCGAAGCGGCAGGGCATGCAGACGACCGGTTTCGGCGCGCAGGCCGGACAGCAGAATTTGCGCTACCCCGGTACGCGGATGGGGGTGGAAGACGTGATCCGCGAAGCCTTCACGAACGCCAAGGAATACCAGAAAGAGTGGAAGGACTACGAGGCCAAAAAGGCCAAGGGCGAGATGGCGCTGCCTCCACGGCGCGACCTGCAACTGGAGACGCTGGTGGAAGTGCTGGAAGGCAAGCGCCTGGTGCATGCGCACTGCTACCGCGCCGATGAGATCCTGATGCTGCTGCGTGTTTCGCAGGAGTTCGGCTTCAAGATCGCGACGCTGCAGCATGTGCTGGAAGGCTACAAGGTGGCGAAGGAGATTGCGGCGGCGGGCGTGGGCGCGTCGACGTTCTCTGACTGGTGGTCGTACAAGGTGGAAGCCTATGACGCCATCCCTTACAACGCGGCGGTGCTGCAGAAGAAGGGCGTGCTGGTGAGCCTGAACTCCGACGACGCGGGCGGCGCCGAGCTGATGCGGCGGCTGAACACCGAGGCCGGCAAGATCATGAAGTATGGCGGCATGACGGAAGACGAAGCGCTGGCGATGATCACGATCAACCCGGCGAAGCAGTTGGGCATCGACCAACTGGTGGGCTCGATTGAAGCCGGCAAGCAGGCCGATCTCGTGATCTACGACAAGGATCCGCTGTCGATCTTTTCGAAGGTGGAGAAGGTGTTCATCGACGGGCAACAGTACTTCGACCGCGACGGCGACATGAGCGCGCGTCCGCGCAAAGAGGCCGAGAAGAAGGGCCTGCTGGAGAAGGAAAAAGAGACCGACCGGCGCAACGCGCCGCAGACGAGGAGGCCTTCGTGA
- a CDS encoding amidohydrolase family protein: protein MRSRGLLGIILAASVYAGANDSMLIRNATVHPVSGPKQENVSVLVVDGKIAEVGAKVAAKGKIKVVDGKGLHVYPGMIDSGSPVGMSEISSVRETTDTGELGDFNPQLRALIAVNPESEHIPVVRANGITSVMVLPGSMGGRGAGGGSIISGQVSMIHLDGWTWEEMEIRRDAALQLVWPAIASRGRGASDDDLPPALAARRVTFAQAKRNQEEDVRKLKEFVEEARRYQKAKAGKETGLKPDLKYEAMLPVLEGKRPIMVLASREREIREAVEWAERERLKIVLANVREPGKMTEELAKKKIPVILGSPFTTPIDDDAAYDEPFTLAAELNKAGVKIAFASFGTQFARNLPYEAGQSVAFGLPYDEALKSVTLNAAEIWGVADQYGSIEPGKWADLVVTDGDLLEVKTNVKMMFIKGAPVDLESKHTKLYKKYLARP from the coding sequence GTGAGAAGCCGCGGACTGTTGGGCATCATTCTGGCCGCCAGTGTTTATGCGGGCGCGAACGATTCGATGCTGATCCGGAATGCCACCGTGCATCCGGTTTCAGGACCGAAGCAGGAGAACGTGTCCGTGCTGGTGGTGGACGGCAAGATTGCCGAAGTGGGCGCGAAGGTCGCGGCCAAGGGCAAGATCAAGGTGGTGGATGGCAAGGGCCTGCACGTGTATCCGGGCATGATCGATTCGGGTTCGCCGGTGGGCATGTCGGAGATCAGTTCCGTGCGGGAGACGACCGATACGGGCGAGCTGGGCGACTTCAATCCTCAGCTGCGCGCGCTGATTGCCGTGAATCCGGAGAGCGAGCATATTCCGGTGGTAAGGGCCAACGGCATTACGTCGGTGATGGTGCTGCCGGGTTCGATGGGCGGCCGCGGCGCCGGCGGCGGCAGCATCATCAGCGGCCAGGTTTCGATGATTCACCTGGATGGCTGGACCTGGGAAGAGATGGAGATCCGGCGGGATGCGGCGCTGCAGTTGGTATGGCCGGCGATTGCCTCGCGCGGGCGCGGCGCGAGCGATGACGATCTGCCTCCGGCCCTGGCGGCCCGGCGCGTCACGTTCGCGCAGGCCAAGCGGAACCAGGAAGAGGATGTCCGCAAGCTGAAGGAGTTCGTGGAAGAGGCGCGGCGGTATCAGAAGGCCAAGGCTGGTAAGGAGACCGGGCTGAAGCCGGACCTGAAGTACGAGGCGATGCTGCCGGTGCTGGAAGGCAAGCGGCCGATCATGGTGTTGGCTTCGCGCGAACGGGAGATTCGGGAGGCAGTGGAGTGGGCCGAGCGCGAGCGGCTGAAGATCGTGCTGGCCAATGTTCGCGAGCCGGGCAAGATGACCGAGGAGCTGGCGAAGAAGAAGATCCCGGTGATCCTGGGTTCGCCGTTCACGACGCCTATCGATGATGACGCCGCGTATGATGAGCCGTTCACGCTGGCGGCCGAGTTGAACAAGGCCGGCGTGAAGATTGCGTTCGCGAGCTTCGGGACGCAGTTTGCGCGGAACCTGCCGTATGAGGCGGGCCAGTCGGTGGCGTTCGGGCTGCCCTATGATGAGGCGCTGAAGTCCGTGACTTTGAATGCGGCCGAGATCTGGGGGGTCGCCGATCAGTACGGGTCGATTGAGCCGGGCAAGTGGGCGGACCTGGTGGTGACGGATGGGGATCTGCTGGAGGTCAAGACGAACGTCAAGATGATGTTCATCAAGGGGGCTCCGGTGGATCTCGAGTCGAAGCACACGAAGCTGTACAAGAAGTATCTGGCTCGGCCGTAG
- a CDS encoding IS481 family transposase, with translation MDQRVQLLQEYDEGETVTALAEAYGVSRKTVHKWIKRREEEGVAGLQDRSRAPHTSPQEVSQEVIERILAERRKWNWGPRKLLRKLAEAEPERKHWPAPSTIAMILKRAGLSVTRKRRLRTPPFGQPFASVDGPNRTWCADFKGWFRTGDGVRCDPLTITDAHSRYLLRCQITPKTDGKHAAAIFEAAFREYGLPEVIRTDNGTPFSTRAPGGLSRLSMRWVRLGILPERTAPASPQENGRHERMHRTLKQDTLNPPAANPRQQQKRFHDFQRIYNEQRPHEALDYDTPAKHYQPSLRPMPRRIPEVEYPAGLVLRRIQNHGDLYYKDQRIFISEIFARQLLGLRQVDDRYFEVFYGMLLLGWLDIERNRFMRKKPKALEQQDDESAAVPAAE, from the coding sequence ATGGACCAACGGGTTCAACTATTGCAGGAGTACGACGAAGGCGAGACCGTGACCGCACTGGCGGAAGCCTATGGCGTATCGAGAAAGACGGTCCACAAGTGGATCAAGCGTCGAGAGGAGGAAGGCGTGGCCGGTTTGCAGGACCGCAGCCGGGCGCCTCATACCAGCCCGCAGGAAGTCAGTCAGGAAGTCATAGAGCGCATCCTGGCTGAGCGGCGGAAGTGGAACTGGGGCCCGCGCAAGCTATTGAGGAAGTTGGCCGAGGCGGAGCCGGAGAGGAAGCACTGGCCGGCGCCCAGCACCATCGCCATGATCCTGAAAAGAGCGGGTCTGAGTGTCACACGAAAGCGACGCTTGCGGACGCCGCCCTTCGGGCAGCCCTTTGCGTCCGTGGATGGACCCAATCGGACGTGGTGCGCGGACTTCAAGGGTTGGTTCCGTACAGGTGATGGCGTGCGTTGCGATCCATTGACCATCACGGACGCCCACAGCAGGTACTTGCTGCGCTGCCAAATTACGCCGAAGACGGATGGAAAGCATGCGGCTGCGATCTTCGAGGCGGCGTTTCGAGAGTACGGTCTGCCGGAGGTGATTCGTACGGACAATGGCACGCCGTTTTCGACGCGGGCGCCTGGCGGACTCAGTCGGTTGTCGATGCGCTGGGTTCGGCTGGGCATTCTGCCGGAGCGCACAGCACCGGCCTCACCGCAGGAAAACGGCCGCCACGAGCGCATGCATCGGACGTTGAAACAGGACACGCTGAATCCGCCGGCGGCCAACCCGCGCCAGCAGCAGAAGCGATTTCACGACTTTCAAAGGATCTACAACGAGCAGCGGCCCCATGAAGCCCTGGACTACGATACGCCGGCAAAACACTATCAGCCGTCGTTGCGCCCGATGCCACGTCGGATCCCGGAGGTGGAGTACCCGGCAGGGCTCGTGCTACGACGGATCCAGAATCACGGAGATCTCTACTACAAGGATCAGAGGATTTTCATCAGCGAGATCTTTGCGCGTCAGTTGCTTGGACTGCGGCAGGTTGACGATCGCTATTTCGAAGTGTTCTACGGCATGCTGTTGCTCGGCTGGCTGGACATAGAGCGTAATCGGTTTATGAGGAAGAAGCCGAAGGCGCTGGAGCAACAGGACGACGAATCCGCGGCGGTGCCGGCCGCTGAGTAA